A portion of the Candidatus Methylomirabilota bacterium genome contains these proteins:
- a CDS encoding septum formation initiator family protein, giving the protein MSPPGVSAGRPVPRRERLGMAAVLLLAAGLAVFGVRESFRVWHMRQEIRTLERTTQDLAGRQKQLEAEAARLRTDPGYIEKLAREEMGMVREGDRVLKFPSQQPPR; this is encoded by the coding sequence GTGAGCCCGCCCGGCGTTTCCGCGGGCCGCCCCGTGCCGCGGCGCGAGCGCCTGGGCATGGCGGCGGTGCTCCTCCTCGCCGCCGGCCTCGCGGTCTTCGGTGTCCGCGAGTCGTTCCGCGTGTGGCACATGCGACAGGAGATCCGCACCCTCGAGCGCACGACGCAGGACCTCGCCGGCCGGCAGAAGCAGCTCGAGGCCGAGGCCGCCCGCCTCCGGACCGACCCGGGCTACATCGAGAAGCTCGCGCGCGAGGAGATGGGCATGGTGCGCGAGGGCGACCGCGTTCTGAAGTTCCCCTCCCAGCAGCCGCCCCGCTGA